A single Triticum dicoccoides isolate Atlit2015 ecotype Zavitan chromosome 2A, WEW_v2.0, whole genome shotgun sequence DNA region contains:
- the LOC119357771 gene encoding cytochrome P450 72A14-like codes for IEITAFPDNGQSISGMTIKEVVEECKLFYLAGTETTSVLLTWRMIVLSMYPEWQDHAREEVISLFGKEKLEYEGVNRLKTVTLILYEVLRLYSPAAAFFRKTYKEIKIGGITYPAGVLIELPLLLMNHDPDIWGRGVHEFKLERFTNGISQASKNPSAFLPFSWGPRICIAQQFALLEAKMAFCTILQCFEFELAPSYTHAVDNIRLMRPMHGAQIKIRAI; via the exons attgaaattactgcgtttcccGACAATGGCCAATCCATCTCAGGAATGACCATTAAAGAGGTCGTGGAGGAATGCAAGTTGTTCTATCTTGCAGGGACAGAAACAACATCAGTACTGCTCACATGGAGAATGATCGTACTAAGTATGTATCCAGAGTGGCAAGACCATGCAAGGGAGGAGGTTATTAGCTTATTTGGAAAAGAAAAACTTGAGTATGAAGGCGTTAACCGACTCAAAAC GGTGACCTTGATTCTTTATGAGGTACTCCGGTTGTACTCGCCTGCTGCCGCATTCTTCCGTAAAACGTACAAGGAGATAAAGATTGGAGGCATCACATACCCCGCTGGTGTTCTCATTGAGCTTCCCCTGTTGTTAATGAACCATGACCCAGATATATGGGGAAGGGGTGTACATGAGTTCAAGCTGGAGAGGTTCACCAATGGGATCTCCCAGGCATCCAAGAATCCTAGTGCATTCCTACCGTTCAGTTGGGGGCCACGTATCTGCATTGCCCAACAGTTCGCCCTTCTTGAGGCTAAGATGGCGTTTTGCACGATCCTTCAATGCTTTGAGTTTGAGCTCGCACCATCATACACTCATGCGGTAGATAACATCAGGCTGATGCGTCCAATGCATGGTGCACAAATCAAGATTAGGGCAATTTGA